From the Streptomyces sp. NBC_01216 genome, the window AAGCCGCCGAGGCCGATGGTCAGCGCGGTGGCGGACAGTTCGCCGAGCGACTCGGCGAACGCCCAGAACATGAACGCCGAACCGAGCAGCGGCCAGACCCCGCCGATGAGGAAACTCCACACCGAGCCGAGCAGCAGCCCGCGGTACGCCACGACGGCGGCGAGGCCCGCGAGTCCGTAGTAGAAGGCGATCTGGAGGCCGATCGCGGCGACCGCGTCGCCGAGGATCTCCTCCACCGATCCGGCGACCGCCGCCGCGCCGAACAGCACCAGGGCGGCGGCGCCCACCGCGACGATCGCGACCCACGGCGTGTTCCACCGGCGGTGCACCGTCCCGAGCGCGGCCGGAAGCGTCCGGTCCCGGCCCATCGCGAACAGCGAGCGGGTGACCTGGATGAGGGTGGTCTCCAGGGTGGCGACCGTGGACAGCAGAACGGCCATGATCAGCAGCTTGCCGCCGACGCCCGGCCATATCTCCTGGCCGAGGACGGCCAGGACACCCGCGCCGCCGGCCTCGATCCGTTCGGCGCTCAGCAGGACGTTGACGGCGATGGTGAACGCCTCGAACAGCAGGAATACCACGCCGAGGCCGACCAGCGCGGCGAGCCCCGCCGTCCGCCGGCTGTCGCGGGTCTCCTCGCTGAGGTTGCTGGTCACGTCCCAGCCCCAGTAGTAGTACGCGGCGATCAGCGCCCCGGAGGCGAAGCCGGCCGGACCGTCGAAGTGTCCGAGGCCGAACCAGGACCAGTCGAAGGCGGTGGCGTGCCCGCGGTGCGCCAGAGCGGCCAGGATGAAGACGACGAGGATCAGCATCTCGACGGCCGACAGGAAGAGTTGTGCCCGGACGGTCAGCCTGGCGCCCCCGAGCACGACCAGCAGCATGAGCAGGAACCAGCCGGCGCCGACGGCGGAGGCCAGCGGGGTGTTCCCGGTCAGGCCGGCGTCGAAGAGCGAGAGTGTCAGCGCGCCGGCGGGCAACGCCCCGGCCACCATGAAGACGGTCGTGGCGACCACCAGGGCCCAGCCGGAGAGGAAGCCCAGGAACGGGTGCAGGGTGCGGCCGACCCAGGAGTAGCCGGCTCCCGCGTTGACGTCGATCCGGCCCAGCCGGGCGTAGGCGAGGACGATGCCGAACATCGGTATCGCGCAGTAGAGCAGCGCGGCGGGACCGGCCAGGCCGACCGCGGCGAAAAGCACGGCGGTGGTGGCGGCCAGGGAGTAGGCGGGGGCACTGCCCGCGACCGCCATGACGATGGTGTCGAACGTCCCGAGAACATTGGGCTGGAGCCCTCTGCCGGTGGTGGTGCGCATGGCGGATGTCCTTGGGTGGCACGGGAGGTGATGCAGGACGACATGACCCTGTCACCGGGTCGGACGGTCACCCCGGCGAGCGCGGATCAAGGTGAATCGAGCGCATCGTAGTCGGCCCCGTGGAATCCGTTGACGGCGGCGGGGAGAGTTCCGCTGGGTGACCGCGGGTAAGTGCATCCGGCCATCCCGGACGGCGGGTTCAGGCCTTTTCCGCGTGGGGGGAGGCGATGGCCCGGGCCGCCCGGACCTCCTGGCGCAGCGGCGCCAGCACCCCCTCGTCGTCCCCGAGCAGTTCGGCGCGCACCCCCACCAGGACGGCGCTGCTGCGCAGTCCGTCCGCGAGTTCGCTCAACTGCCTCTCGACGGAGACGACCTCGC encodes:
- a CDS encoding APC family permease, encoding MRTTTGRGLQPNVLGTFDTIVMAVAGSAPAYSLAATTAVLFAAVGLAGPAALLYCAIPMFGIVLAYARLGRIDVNAGAGYSWVGRTLHPFLGFLSGWALVVATTVFMVAGALPAGALTLSLFDAGLTGNTPLASAVGAGWFLLMLLVVLGGARLTVRAQLFLSAVEMLILVVFILAALAHRGHATAFDWSWFGLGHFDGPAGFASGALIAAYYYWGWDVTSNLSEETRDSRRTAGLAALVGLGVVFLLFEAFTIAVNVLLSAERIEAGGAGVLAVLGQEIWPGVGGKLLIMAVLLSTVATLETTLIQVTRSLFAMGRDRTLPAALGTVHRRWNTPWVAIVAVGAAALVLFGAAAVAGSVEEILGDAVAAIGLQIAFYYGLAGLAAVVAYRGLLLGSVWSFLIGGVWPLLGSAFMFWAFAESLGELSATALTIGLGGLLAGLIPMTVYWRNGSAYYRPVRLDAAKALAAAGPFTPSTRGERRADETLATDF